A window from Flavobacterium sp. 83 encodes these proteins:
- a CDS encoding valine--tRNA ligase: MTIPAQFDAKTIENKWYDYWMKNNYFHSEPDHRTPYTIVIPPPNVTGVLHMGHMLNNTIQDVLIRRARLKGFNACWVPGTDHASIATEAKVVAKLKAEGINKNDLTREEFLAHAWEWTDKYGGVILDQLKKLGASCDWERTKFTMDPDMSASVIRSFVDLYNKGLIYRGYRMVNWDPEAKTTLSDEEVIYEEQQGKLYFLKYKIEGSEDFLTIATTRPETIFGDTAICINPNDERFAHLKGKKAIVPICGRVIPIIEDEYVDIEFGTGCLKVTPAHDMNDKALGEKHNLEIIDIFNEDATLNSFGLHYQGQDRFVVREAIAKELETIGALAKTEIHLNKVGTSERTKAVIEPRLSDQWFLKMEDLVKPAIKSVLVDGEIKLHPARFNNTYAHWLNNIRDWNISRQLWWGQQIPAYFYGDGKEDFVVAESIEEALVLAKERTNNLQLTTSDLTQDVDALDTWFSSWLWPMSVFGGIMDPESEDFKYYYPTNDLVTGPDILFFWVARMIIAGYEYTGKKPFTNVYLTGLVRDKQRRKMSKSLGNSPDPLDLIEKFGADGVRVGLLLSASAGNDIMFDEELCNQGKAFTNKIWNAFKLIKGWEVSDAIPQPESSKVAIEWYEAKLQQTLLEIEDNFEKYRISDALMAIYKLVWDDFCSWFLEMIKPAYQQPIDSVTFAKAIEMLENNLKLLHPFMPFLTEEIWQILAERTSEEALIVSTWPEMKSFNTGLITDFENTIEVISGIRTIRKDKNIPFKDTIELKIINNDKVSTYFDTVITKLGNITSLEYVSDKVEGALSFRVKSNEYFIPITGNINVEEEIAKLTAELVYTQGFLKSVQNKLANEKFVAGAPEKVLANERQKEADALSKIETIEHSLAGLK, encoded by the coding sequence ATGACAATTCCTGCACAATTTGACGCTAAAACTATTGAGAATAAGTGGTATGACTACTGGATGAAAAATAATTATTTTCATTCGGAGCCTGATCATAGAACACCATATACTATTGTAATTCCACCACCTAATGTGACTGGTGTTTTACATATGGGACACATGTTGAACAATACTATTCAAGATGTATTAATACGAAGAGCGCGTCTTAAAGGCTTCAATGCCTGTTGGGTTCCAGGAACGGATCATGCTTCGATAGCCACTGAGGCTAAAGTAGTTGCTAAATTAAAAGCGGAAGGAATCAACAAAAACGATTTAACACGCGAAGAATTTTTGGCTCACGCTTGGGAATGGACAGATAAATACGGAGGCGTAATTCTAGACCAATTGAAAAAGCTGGGTGCTTCTTGTGATTGGGAAAGAACCAAGTTTACAATGGATCCTGATATGTCAGCTTCGGTAATTCGTTCTTTTGTGGATTTATACAACAAAGGTTTGATTTATAGAGGATACCGCATGGTAAACTGGGATCCTGAAGCGAAAACTACGTTATCAGACGAAGAAGTAATTTACGAAGAACAACAAGGAAAATTATATTTCTTAAAATATAAAATCGAAGGAAGTGAAGACTTCTTGACGATTGCTACTACTCGCCCGGAAACTATCTTTGGAGACACTGCAATTTGTATTAATCCAAATGACGAGCGTTTTGCTCATTTGAAAGGCAAAAAAGCGATTGTGCCTATTTGCGGAAGAGTAATTCCTATTATTGAAGATGAATATGTAGATATCGAATTTGGTACTGGTTGTTTAAAAGTGACTCCGGCGCACGATATGAATGACAAGGCATTGGGAGAGAAACACAATTTGGAAATTATTGATATTTTCAACGAAGATGCCACACTCAATAGTTTTGGATTGCACTACCAAGGACAAGATCGTTTTGTGGTTCGCGAGGCAATTGCCAAAGAATTAGAAACAATTGGTGCTTTAGCCAAAACTGAAATACACTTGAATAAAGTAGGAACTTCTGAAAGAACAAAAGCCGTTATTGAGCCTAGATTATCGGATCAATGGTTCTTGAAAATGGAAGATTTGGTAAAACCAGCAATTAAGTCCGTTTTAGTAGACGGCGAAATTAAATTGCATCCTGCACGTTTTAATAATACCTACGCACATTGGTTAAATAATATCCGCGACTGGAATATTTCCCGTCAATTGTGGTGGGGACAACAAATTCCTGCGTATTTCTATGGTGATGGGAAAGAAGATTTTGTAGTTGCTGAATCTATCGAAGAAGCTCTAGTTTTAGCCAAAGAAAGAACCAACAACTTACAACTTACAACTTCAGACTTAACTCAGGATGTTGATGCCTTAGATACTTGGTTTTCTTCTTGGCTGTGGCCAATGTCGGTTTTTGGAGGAATAATGGATCCTGAAAGTGAAGATTTTAAATACTATTATCCTACGAATGATTTAGTAACTGGTCCGGATATTTTGTTTTTCTGGGTAGCGAGAATGATTATTGCAGGATATGAATACACCGGTAAAAAACCATTTACAAATGTGTATTTGACTGGTTTGGTTCGTGACAAACAAAGACGTAAAATGTCTAAATCATTAGGTAATTCACCGGATCCTTTAGATTTGATTGAGAAATTTGGTGCCGATGGTGTTCGTGTGGGATTGCTTTTAAGTGCTTCTGCAGGAAATGACATCATGTTTGATGAAGAATTGTGTAACCAAGGAAAAGCGTTTACCAATAAAATTTGGAATGCTTTCAAACTGATAAAAGGTTGGGAAGTTTCGGATGCAATACCGCAACCAGAATCTTCAAAAGTAGCTATTGAATGGTACGAAGCCAAATTGCAACAAACGCTTTTGGAAATCGAAGATAATTTCGAAAAATACAGAATTTCCGATGCGTTGATGGCAATTTACAAATTGGTTTGGGACGATTTCTGTTCTTGGTTCCTCGAAATGATAAAACCGGCTTACCAGCAGCCAATCGACAGCGTAACTTTTGCGAAAGCTATAGAAATGCTGGAAAATAACTTGAAATTATTGCATCCGTTTATGCCGTTCCTGACAGAGGAAATTTGGCAGATTCTTGCTGAAAGAACTAGTGAGGAAGCGTTGATTGTTTCGACTTGGCCAGAAATGAAATCTTTTAATACGGGTTTAATTACTGATTTCGAAAATACAATTGAAGTGATTTCAGGAATTAGAACGATTCGTAAAGACAAGAATATTCCGTTTAAAGACACCATCGAATTGAAAATAATAAACAATGATAAAGTTTCTACTTATTTTGATACGGTTATAACTAAATTAGGAAACATCACTTCATTAGAATATGTTTCGGATAAAGTAGAAGGAGCATTGTCTTTCCGTGTAAAATCGAATGAGTATTTCATCCCAATAACTGGAAATATCAATGTAGAAGAGGAAATTGCTAAACTAACCGCTGAGTTAGTGTATACGCAAGGTTTCTTGAAATCGGTTCAAAATAAACTGGCAAATGAGAAATTTGTGGCTGGTGCACCGGAGAAAGTTTTGGCAAACGAAAGACAAAAAGAAGCAGATGCTTTATCTAAAATTGAAACGATCGAACACAGTTTGGCTGGACTGAAATAA
- a CDS encoding APC family permease: MPKSKNNQLKKSLGLSFGIAILIGGTIGVGILRTPGVIASMLDNYWLIIICWLLGGLYILIGANSYAELATMLPKAGGSYNYIKRAFGDYAGFLSGWFDYIANAVPPAFYCIVISEYIVILFPDLESQSTVIAISFLAAFTLLHVSGVKNGSFIQQLTSIIKVLFFVALIVACFIHSGLKFYPIEKDTSFFEMGIVFGFFKSLQLIIGTYDGWYAVCFFAEEDENPSKNIPKSLYTGAIIVIVIYVLINIAFFQVLPVSALANSPLVASDVAKVVFGNKGSIIVTIIAIFSLISILNAYMMIPARILFGLSRDRFFIQHGSRINKGGTPIVALLISSLFSLFLISIGSFEILFSFGTFMTVIVWGLAYCSLIKLRTKEPNLPRPYLSWGYPWTSILMILATLTLLTGFAYSDTKNFVIIIIITIISYPTYLIIDRRNKKK, encoded by the coding sequence ATGCCAAAATCAAAAAACAACCAATTGAAAAAAAGTTTAGGCTTAAGTTTTGGTATTGCAATATTAATTGGAGGAACAATAGGAGTTGGAATATTACGTACACCGGGCGTTATTGCCAGTATGTTGGACAATTACTGGCTTATAATCATTTGCTGGCTTTTAGGAGGGCTTTACATCTTAATTGGTGCAAATTCCTATGCAGAATTAGCCACTATGCTTCCCAAAGCCGGAGGTTCATATAATTATATAAAAAGAGCTTTTGGTGATTATGCCGGTTTTCTGTCAGGATGGTTTGATTATATTGCAAATGCTGTTCCACCTGCTTTTTATTGTATCGTTATCAGCGAATATATTGTTATTTTATTTCCAGATCTAGAAAGCCAATCAACAGTTATTGCCATATCGTTTTTAGCTGCCTTCACACTACTTCACGTCAGTGGTGTAAAAAATGGCAGTTTCATTCAACAACTCACAAGTATAATTAAAGTCCTCTTTTTTGTGGCTTTAATTGTTGCTTGTTTTATACATTCCGGACTAAAATTTTATCCTATCGAAAAAGATACTTCTTTTTTTGAAATGGGAATTGTATTTGGCTTTTTTAAATCGCTCCAATTAATTATTGGAACTTATGACGGTTGGTATGCCGTTTGTTTTTTTGCCGAAGAAGATGAGAACCCAAGTAAAAACATTCCTAAATCATTATATACGGGAGCCATAATTGTCATTGTAATTTATGTATTGATAAATATCGCATTTTTCCAGGTATTACCTGTCTCAGCATTGGCTAATTCTCCTTTGGTGGCTTCAGATGTTGCTAAAGTTGTTTTTGGAAATAAGGGTTCCATTATAGTTACCATTATTGCCATTTTTTCATTAATTAGCATTCTCAATGCCTATATGATGATACCGGCTCGCATATTATTCGGCTTAAGTCGCGATAGATTTTTCATTCAACATGGAAGTAGAATAAACAAAGGGGGGACGCCAATTGTAGCGCTTTTAATCTCTTCTTTATTTAGTTTATTCTTGATTAGCATTGGTTCATTTGAAATATTATTTTCATTTGGAACGTTTATGACTGTAATTGTTTGGGGATTGGCATATTGCTCTCTGATAAAATTAAGAACAAAAGAACCCAATTTACCAAGACCTTATCTATCATGGGGATATCCATGGACCTCAATCTTGATGATTCTAGCAACCTTAACTTTGTTAACGGGCTTTGCGTATAGCGACACTAAAAACTTCGTTATTATCATAATTATTACTATAATTTCATACCCAACCTACTTAATTATAGATCGTAGAAATAAAAAAAAGTAA
- a CDS encoding PepSY-associated TM helix domain-containing protein encodes MKKINFRNLHRDLGYFYIGLIISFAFSGLMMNHRESWHPEKYTTETKSIEVQLPEESKINEKYAEDLGKKLGIDDKLRRHMIKKGTLKISFEKHDMEIDMKTGKGEIVTFFKTPIISQSMTLHKNTSNFWIYYSDIFAISLIIIALTGTIMIKAGKFSWKNRGWKLAVAGVVFPLLFLFLLS; translated from the coding sequence ATGAAAAAAATTAACTTCCGAAATTTACACCGCGATTTAGGCTATTTCTATATCGGATTGATTATTTCCTTTGCCTTTTCAGGACTTATGATGAACCACCGAGAATCTTGGCATCCTGAAAAATATACTACAGAGACAAAATCTATTGAAGTACAATTACCCGAAGAAAGCAAAATCAACGAAAAATATGCTGAAGATTTAGGAAAAAAATTAGGCATTGATGACAAATTGAGACGCCATATGATAAAAAAAGGAACGTTAAAAATTTCTTTTGAAAAACACGATATGGAGATTGATATGAAAACAGGAAAAGGTGAAATCGTAACTTTTTTTAAAACCCCTATCATTAGTCAATCGATGACATTACATAAAAACACTTCGAATTTCTGGATTTACTATTCTGATATTTTTGCGATAAGTCTTATCATTATTGCATTAACAGGAACCATAATGATAAAAGCTGGGAAATTCAGTTGGAAAAACAGAGGCTGGAAACTGGCCGTGGCTGGAGTTGTATTTCCTCTACTCTTCTTGTTTTTGTTGAGTTAA